In one Apostichopus japonicus isolate 1M-3 chromosome 18, ASM3797524v1, whole genome shotgun sequence genomic region, the following are encoded:
- the LOC139958521 gene encoding PDF receptor-like, whose translation MSVGNVPCPDNSRSSIIPYDVTGMSVFCPETFDSTLCWPDTPPNTTVHIDCPNFPWNAGIDIDAQAHRRCGPDGFWEQHVYEDCSQIGPPGTVPPGYTEDDLKFYSKVINGAKILEVIGITMSLMAVLVALYIFHSFRSLRNHRTRIHQHLFLAFLIRLTLDVIFMINRFKKKASDSLEPVGINKFPPLVKVMELCREYARLCTFTWMFVEGIYLNSLLSTAVFRKPNFLWYYLIGWASPIPFVLAFCIAMQKTSSNGYWHIYTESNYYVFFIEGPRNIIVVMNVFLLLNIIRVLITKLRESQTSETKQVRKATKACIVLLPLLGTANLVWIPKVPEPGKSSRFYFASYYYVVLFLDAYQGFFLALLYCFLNIDVRVTIKRKWQGWMNARNPYRAHGSVVTTTTDVRMSSLDNNDSEWGGK comes from the exons ATGAGTGTCGGGAACGTACCCTGCCCTGACAATTCCAGGAGCAGTATTATTCCTTATGACGTCACAG GTATGTCTGTGTTCTGTCCCGAGACCTTTGACTCAACTCTCTGCTGGCCAGATACACCACCGAACACCACAGTGCATATAGATTGCCCGAATTTTCCGTGGAACGCTGGAATTGACA TTGATGCCCAGGCACATCGTCGGTGTGGGCCTGATGGATTCTGGGAACAGCATGTCTACGAAGATTGCTCGCAAATAGGACCACCTGGAACTGTTCCTCCTGGATATACAGAGGATGATCTTAAG TTTTATAGCAAAGTAATAAATGGTGCCAAGATCCTGGAGGTGATTGGGATAACTATGTCTCTTATGGCGGTGCTGGTAGCATTGTACATATTCCATTCTTTCAG gaGTTTGCGCAATCATCGTACTCGAATACATCAACATCTGTTTCTAGCCTTCCTTATCCGACTCACTCTCGATGTTATATTCATGATAAACAGGTTCAAAAAGAAAGCTTCAGATTCTTTGGAACCAGTTGGCATCAACAAATTT CCTCCACTGGTGAAAGTAATGGAACTTTGCCGAGAATATGCCCGATTGTGTACGTTTACGTGGATGTTTGTGGAAGGCATATACCTGAATAGTCTTTTATCAACCGCCGTCTTCAGAAAACCAAACTTCCTCTGGTACTATCTCATTGGCTGGG CATCGCCGATACCATTTGTGCTAGCATTTTGCATTGCGATGCAAAAGACATC TTCAAATGGCTATTGGCATATATACACTGAATCAAATTATTACGTATTTTTCATTGAGGGCCCAAGAAACATTATCGTCGTG ATGAATGTGTTCCTCCTCCTGAACATTATCAGAGTCTTGATAACAAAACTGAGGGAAAGCCAAACCAGCGAGACGAAACAAGTCAG GAAGGCAACCAAGGCCTGTATCGTATTACTACCTCTGCTGGGTACTGCTAATCTTGTTTGGATTCCGAAAGTTCCAGAGCCTGGCAAATCGTCTCGGTTTTACTTTGCTAGTTACTACTACGTGGTTCTATTCCTGGATGCGTACCAAGGTTTCTTCCTGGCATTATTGTACTGCTTCTTAAACATTGAT GTCCGAGTTACGATAAAAAGAAAATGGCAAGGTTGGATGAACGCCAGAAATCCTTATCGAGCTCATGGATCTGTGGTTACTACGACAACCGAT GTACGGATGTCATCTTTGGATAACAATGACAGTGAGTGGGGTGGGAAATGA